From Strongyloides ratti genome assembly S_ratti_ED321, scaffold srae_chrx_scaffold0000002:
atatttttaattacaagttgtatgtaatttttttaaaatcaaaaaattatttttcccACCCACTAATTTACATCATAATGATTATTGCATATTATCTAGTTTATCAATTTATCAAATGTTTCTTGATAAATCATTCTTATTTCACTGCATAATTTACTTtgaatttttacattaaattacatatatagcgtttttatttattcagattttaaaaaaatttttagaatttcatacaataaaacaaaaaactttttatatttttggaATCTAAATGTTATGTGCTTTAAAGTtttctttatcttttattaaaaaacgCATATTAAAAATCCTATCTATACAAATTgtaattcaataaaaataacatttatcaAGTATActttaattgttataaatatgcttcttaatttttaacaatttttttattgtcatttttaatatattttttactttctagttaaaatgataagacaaaaaaatttttaaatttttctttagaatataataataaaatataaagtaaaatttctATATACAAAAGGTTTTATTGGTGTCAATTAACAAGCTGTTGGACAATAATACAAACAATACAAAACACgataaagttatatttaattaatagtcatttattaatcatgataatattcattttttaacttaccaatcaattgaattatttttaatttttaagctttttttttctaaatattacttcaacaaaatatatatgaaaatagCGCTTAGATCTTTCTTATAATCAAAGctttatcattatcaattaaaaaaatctgcACAAAAAAATTGATCATAATATATAGgtggtattttttttataaatgttaagtattatatattttctattttttaagaCGTCGCGTCatcaacaaatatttttttaactatataaaatgtttatttttttatataatatttttcaaattaattgatatattttaaatacaataataGGTTCATATGCAccaaattaaaatttgaatgcAAAATGTGATATTTATACAAtcatttacaataaaattgataatactCAAAATCATtcttatatttgtttttttttatgactaagtttttatttttgaaataattattataatactatttccataattaatgatttaaaaaattttttgatttattaaaattactgTGTTAGTgtaattatttagaaaaaaaattgttttgtgataacaatttattaataaaaataaaattttactaaacaaatttaatttttttagttttttttataaactgaAAGTTTTAGCTTTTTtgatttgtaaaatattaataattaattaaatttaaacaatttgtGAGTATAAAAAACTTACTGTTATATTGTCttgttaaattttcttataaataaaatacaaccaatcaaaatatattttttattattttaatactaatgtgtaaaatttcataatataattttttaactcgAAAATTATCAtctatcttaaaaaaaatattaattaattttttttatgtaaattaatatataaaaattttttaaacatatatacatttacaatttttaaaacattatataaaagtataaatgtTAACGACCTccaatttcaaaattttattaatagtgTGTATGTAAGTGTATATTAATAGTTATAGTGaaagaaagaaaatataatataatgtgCTGAAAGTATTAGAGTTATTACTATATtgtaaagtataaaatattttgtattaaaataaactttcttaaaaatcataatatataaaaaaattaaagctaacatttattttttaaaacatataacAATACATTTATGTCTTGTTGTATAATGAAGATCaagaaactttttataaaaaatgaatttacagttatttttaaattaatgtgattcttaaaattgataatttatttcatattattatatacaacatttttatgaaaaaatagataatagTTGGCATTAAAAAgtgatacatttttattatcaattttcataatataatttacttattcattaatataatataataaatactttttcataattttaagtattttctttaaagttaaataaagtaaaaaaataataatattttttattgaaaaagtaaataatttataaaaaaagcatGTACGAgattcaaaataattaaatattgaaattaaataaatagttgaaaataatttattaattattttaaataaagattatccatatgatatagaaaaaacaaaaacactactttttaaacttttaaaatataacacGTTTTCAACCACTAAcaaaatactatttttttttggtaatttttaatatccaTCTTGGTACTGATGAATTTTCGATATGTACGACTTCTATGTTGAAATGATCTTTTGCTTTAACAAAATCCATAAATCCTAAAATTGAACCACCAACaccaaaataataaagtttccCACCTAGTAatctaaattaataataaaaatttattttttctattaataacATACATGTAAGCATCAGAATCTTCTTTGAGaccatttaaaaatacttgaTATATCTTTTCATAGTTTTGTTCAGAATAAATAGTTTCCGTTGTCAAAATAACGTCAAATTTTGGTCCATTTTCTTTAAGACTAGAACTAAAATCTCCCCAATCTcctgaaatatattttgcttgatttttattatatccaTTTATctcaacatttttttcagtataacattttaatacaaCATCATTAAAATCTTGAAAGTATACATAAGATGCTTCAAGATGAAGAGCACAAATTCCAGAAAGTCCCGCTCCACATCCTAAATCAAGAATTGTTTTTcctttaaaattacaattattagTTATATAATTACACATATCCAAAGTACATTCCCATATCTTAAAACCacctaaaatattttaaatttaataaaattaacatatataCTTTACCTTCATAAATATTTGGGACTAAATCACTTTTGTCTATATCCTTTAAATCATTTGAATTCTTATAATTTGATTGTTCAATAATTGAATTAACCTCATCAGAAGATAagtatttaattgttttaccattatatttaaatatctcCGGCatgtttgaaaatttttattatcattaatatttcatttaatagttattttcTGTTTAAAacagaataataaaatatttggtaaaatatgtatttaaaaaaaaatattgctattatatacttttttttttgtactttaAACCCAGTTTAACATGGATAGGAATTTAAACGAATTCGGTTGAaataaatcaattttatatttttttattattcaaaaaatatttataatttaaaaaaaatactcttcagatttatttatttactttatttatttttaaaataaaaataaacaaaaatatgtttatctGAGTGGTACAAAATCGGATAAATTCAgattaaataactttattattaattatgtaattatgctaattttacttttaaattattaaaaaaaatattgtagttaatttttatgcttttattaaagaaatttgaAGAAATATAACAGTactatttttgataataaaaaaaacttaatatataaaattttaaaatgatataaataatagataaaaaaagtttaataaaattaaatattattatttttcctAATTTccaaatttatataattttgaatatttctTTGTTAATGTCTATGATCAAAGTCTTCTTTTGAAAAAAGCGTATCATTATTgaagatattataaaatacaacattagtttttcattttttttgttttacaaCTTCTTAAGTTTATAAGTTGTACTCCACATGTGACagatagttaaaaatattaatacattattttaataacatgaAAGTCTAaacttatctttttttttataaaattatctttgCTGCTAAATTTTTCGTAGCAACTTTAAAACATTCTAATTTTATCTCATTCAATAACTTTCTTTCAGATCTTCTTGATCTTTCAcacagaaaaaaaattattgggCAATATTTCTTTTGGTATTAAAATATCTGCTACAAACTTGCAGAATTTCccaacatttttaatatatgagATTGCTTGGtgctttattttttcatcattaagAAATTTTGCTAATTTCTCATCttcattttcatattttcCTTTTACACAGAAATAATTATCACTCATTTgatatacaatattttaaatatgtttatttgataattcaGCTAATATACTTTTCctgtatttttaatatgatatggatattttatatataccttttcttcttcttttcTGATTCTCTACTTGGTTTgttaattacttttataagaATACACATTTCATTAATCGTTTTTTGTTGTTTGTGAATCATTGAAGTTTgctttctaataaaaattttaattgattcttaatgattttttatccttttatttgtaatttcaagtttatttatacgtttgttcatattttttagaaCGTTATTTCTAGTTTTTTCCTTATcttaactttaattttaaatgtttaatctaaataatttaagCATTGTTATATTGTTTCTATCATTTGCTTAATcaaaagtaaatttataagTTTTTGTTCTTTGTTCTGTAACTTCTTTCATTGAGtcattaaaactttttttctcATTTGAGTCTATTGATAAACTTCATACTGAAGAAAGTAACTTTTAAAGGGCTTAGTGTTGTTTAGTAAATCAAAACTTATattattagatttttttttaattttcaacactttttaataatttcttttttcaatcTTAAGTAGAAAACatgttttttattcttttttgtaggttttcttttttttccttttattaatttatcatattcaTTATCATAAATCTATTGTTCAAAAGAATAtcttaaactttttttgaagaaattgacattttttttgataagtcattatcaacaaatcttccatatttattttgattttcatccatttttagattttgtgttaaaaattatagtcttatttttaagtacaaaaaataaattaaaattaaaaaaaaggtaaacTAATTTATACTAAAATACTACATAAAAATTGTCTACTAATAAtgcatatatttttaaaaattacttatatagactttctttattatttcatttatttactataatcatttattttaagattcATTCTAAGGTGTTTAGATATATAGTAgttttaactttataaaagtcaaataataaaaacgacggcaaaattttattacaaactatttatatttttgtttttaaattcatttttcaCATATTTTGTGTAAAGATTTATTCTACTTAACCTTTTCTTATCATTCTGAATAGatcttttttaaagtttttgatTTCTTGAATTAATCTTtgatagaaaatttaaaaactattttttttcttaaagtaaaattagGGAAGTATGAAACAAATTGTCATAAATCTTATTGCAACAAAAAAGTAGAATACTCAATTGGTTACTTcattataaaagattttaattgGAAATCATTTCCCTTGCTAGCACTTTTCCCATTTCATTGTTGATTTCAGTAACAacgataatattttttttaatttcaatatttgAGCTTAAATGCATGcttaaaatgtaattaaatgaacaaaaaaatgtttaatgaaagtaaataaatttaaaattatgaaaaaatgtTGTACTTATATGTTActtatataaagaaatatttttattagttatgcttaaataaatatttaattaaattatattaatactttctacagtaaagtaatatattgttttatattagtaaaaataaaattactgtatatttatataattatttcgAATAATTGTCTTTGTCTACCAAtcatgttttaaaaaataaatgttaacaaagtaatactaaataaaaacaaattttctattaatagaaaatatttttttgtgatacaataaaaaaagtatattcttatataattttaaaaacaaatattaaaaatgataaatttatatacatttttattgtaacatCAGCATTTGTTACAATTactacatatttttaaacatcttaaaataaaaactttttcttaagaatattttataacataataatatgtaaaatattttttttaatataaattaatctattttttttttaaacggTTACTTACTTTGTGACTGTACTTATTCTTACTACTTAGAAAGTATCTCTATAttaacataattatttttttattaactaaaaattaagCTATAAACTCTCGagtttataatatttgttgctcaaaaaaatgaatttgatTTTCTTAAGAAGTTTatgaattaatttattttaaaatcttatGAATTGTATTTGAAatcaatatataattttatatcaatacaatatttttaaaataaatgataaattacaaataataataaaattattttaaaaaggttACCATAGTAtgaaaaactttatttttttgtcataGTCTGACCTGTCATGTCTTTCGTTCTCAAATACTCTTGGTAGGATATTTTAGGTTTCATATGGGCAAGAAGTCCACCATCATTTTTTCGTCTATGTTCCCTTATTTCTCTAAgccttttttcttttcttaacTTTTCATTTTCTCTTTTTGTTTCAACATATTGGCATCTTAAAAATGCAATAAATGAAAGAATTgccataaataataaaaatggaaGAACAAGAACTTTAACCAGataattaactttttgaTTTGTTCTTTCAATAGCAGTCATTACATATGGTCTAATGTAAACTGGTTCTCTTGTTTCATTATAACTAGATGGTGTTTTGAATGTTACTTTAGTTGTGAATGTtactttatcaaaaatattataaacacATTCAAGTATTCCATTATAAGAACgattagtaaaaataatagaattattatataatgaaaattcaTCAATTTCACCTGATTTATTCAATGCAATACCATTTATATTAAcagaaaaattttcaaattttatttcatatagACGATACAAAGAATGATGATTTAAAAAGCAAGTAGGTTTCTTATGTTTAATTTCTTCTTTGCTAATTGTTATATCAGGAAAACTTTCAACATGATCTTTCTCTTCAGGtccaaaataaaaatctttgATTATCGTTTTTCCATAGGTAGCAGATGTAATATTCAAACATATGTCACAATAATATCTTACACTAATAAATCCATAATAATCTATAGTAACAGTATTGTTTAAAGATAATGCATAAGGAGAAAAAATTTGAGTtccattataaaatatattaataatacttaTTTCCACATTTTCattcttataaaattgtatatttcTATAACCATCACCTTCAATTAAAAGTTCAATACTAAATGTTTCACTCTTAttgtttttgataatttttgttaatttattattttccaaaattatttttcttttttcatcaACTTTAATGTCAATTTTTGGAAAAACATGAGCAACATCATAAACAGTTTGTGGTTCCTCAATTTCACTATAATCATTTGGTCTACGAAATTTGTAAATTCGATCAcctttataaaatgaaatatttttacttttagtGAATTTTGATACTAatccatttttattttttataaacaatttattgtttttgttccaaaaagttattttttccgatacatttaaaaaattatcatgaTTTGATGAACTTAAATCTTTCGACCAAGTCACATTTGCAGTCCAATTAActgatatatataaagattttttaagtCTTAAAATACCACAATTTACAAGGATTATGTTGGAATcagatttattattaaaaacagCAAACCATTCAGttgtcaaatttttaaatactgcCTTATTTGACATAAAATTTTGCTTACTTTctgaataaaatatatcatctTTATCATTGTGTTGGTAATTATTATTAGGACATTTTACTAAAACTATATCTGATCTATTTGATGAAACAGTGTATTGTAGCGGAAATTTTTTTGCAGGATCTGCGAACATAGAAATACTTTCAAACAATTCTCTATCTTggcataaaataaaagttatatatagCAAGATAGTAATAATGTacttaaatgatatattatttaaaaacattattataatatgaaaTTAATGCATTgaaaaatgacaaaaattcatctttaagtagaaaaaaatttaatgaaaatttgcatatttctttattcaaattttttaattacaaaaaaattataaattatcttaaatattgcttataaaaaaattattttataagttCATATGtttatactaaaataatatttaataagtaaacttataataaaaacattcaTAAACCTTATCGAATAATATTTTCGTAAAACAATTTcattgtcttttttttgttagaataataatttgtttatttttattagatgccaaaaaaaaaatttttatcaatttacaTCATTTAAAACTAACTGTTTCATACTTTAACTTTACAATATAATACCGtttgtataataataacaaattttctataaaaattgtaaaatttaacctttttatttaaagtttatacaattttatcaaatataaatatttgaaagaaattaaataaaatatttttatatttgtttttatttgaataaatatttttaaagatatgacaaacttttgttaattataattttaaaaaatgaagattatttaataagttatatataaaaatattttaatattattcacCTTAAGTTAACTATATTCATATTGTGGATATTAACATATatgaaacaattttaaaaatattgtgcttacttataaataataaaatattattttattgttatttatatcataattagtaagaataaaatttgtaatattataatatttatctgAATATGGAATTAAATGTTAGAAGATTtaatttgattaatttttaatttttggtttaatacatatatataataagtaaaaaaaatataaaatattaagatgataaatattacaaaataatatactttataaatgtaatcatagttataataaaaaaaaaacaaatcaCTGTATAAGGTTGTCCCATATGAAATGAGCCACTTATACTAAATCAATTTAAACACGCATAactcaaataaaaataaagatttcaatttaaaattagaacCATTCGATTCTATACAATGTTGTCAATAGaatggtaattttttttttgattagaATAAAAACTGCCGTCCCTTAAGTTAATAATTTCCAATAAACTTTGTTCAAAAATTGACAGTATAGTTCAGAATTGATTGTTCCactatgttttaaaaatttataatgaagAAGACCTCCTAAAGACCACCAAACAGTaaccaataatttttttgccGTTAGCTGACGTTTTGAAATCGGTTTTGGATCTTTATTCTTATCCAACCACTGACCACTATGTTTCCTGTTGTCGTAAAGAATTCATTTTTCATCACAGATCACGACTCTTTAAAAAACGGTCAATGTTTGTTTctaaaaagaagaaaaaaacaaGTTTCAAGACGAcacattttttgttttttgattaattCATAAGGTGTTCATTGATCTAGCTTTTccgtttttttaatttactgCAAATGACAAAAAACGCTAGATTTTGAAACTTTTAATGGCCTAGCAATTTTGGCTTCAACTACGCACTTCATATTCTCGTTATCAAACGCTTAATTCGGTTTATCACGCTTCTTGTTCTCAAACTTTGTATCtctctttttaaatttcttggACATTCTTTTTGCAGTCACACGGCccaaaaaattttcttcaaaagttttattaacatttcgTACTGTTTTTGAAACACTTGATTCTTTTTTgagattatatataaaagtaatataaattttgttaatataaaacgttttaatatattaagaaaatagataataatttagtatttttttatgattttcTATGTCATTTTGTAAAAGAGATTaagataatttaacaaactatataattttttttttcactattaattaattaataaagtcATTTTAATGTGATGTGTATATAAACTGgctcaatttttatttgttttaatcgaatattttaaaataagtttttgatttttaaaaatatttttttcatagaaattacataatttatgtttattaaattttaatatatttaaaatataaaaaaaattattattataaaaaaatattatttaaaaatttacggCGATGGATAAGTTGATTCAccaaaatgtaaattttacaattgaCAATACATTTTGCAATAAAATAACTACAACACTGatagttttattaattacatAGTTAATATCACGGCATTAAAAAATTCcacaatatttattatttttctaaaaaagtAAACTTTATTGTCATaaagattataaatataaataatttatttttaattcatcagtttattcttatatttacaaatgttatcaatttaactttaccatattttttagttttattataaaagtatttagtatcttttttaaatttaaacataagttatttttaacataaaatttaataaatacacATCTTTTATGATATCAGTCTACATATAGAATATTacaatttacaaataaagatgataaaatattaattgtctttttatctattttatttatgataaaaaatatatattttatttatgtgCTATCGATAATTATgcaagttaaaaaaattttgttatagaGTGTTGTCAAATTAATGATTTCAtgaaaaatagaaaattctCATactcaaatattttatagtttgACTTATGAGATATCAAGACAACAGAAAATGTATGTTAAAATGCACCtcttaaattttaacaatgtttgaaatttcattatgtttttattttactaaaaagaaaattataacttaatatataaaataggATAAATTTGCTTcattaaaaacatatatcTACTTTTTcgttaaaattttacaacaaTAAACTATTATCAACATATGAAGATAACCAcgtttacatttttaaaatgataatgcacaaaaaattttatttttgttaaaaaaatatcctTGCTAATGAATTCAATTTTTTGTCATAATATAGccttcattttatttatttttaaaatatatgactaaaagtaaaatataaaaaatatatcaggTACATGActacaatattttaactatttttagtTACCAAAGCACCTAACACTACATTACATTTGataaattgatttttaattaaaaaacatatttatgttttaataacTAATTGCATTATGTTTTTAAGCTAagtgttaaaaaaatcttataaaTATCGTTTAATCTGccaaattattaaataatattatttgaaatctttttattattaaatgagtTTTGCCTATAATACTACTTTTACAGTTCTATTTATTATAGTTAACAATTGAAGATAAGATAacacaattattattaaaatatgtcaatttttttaaaatcaaagcAAACTATATtcttaaatgaaaaaataatacaaaaaaaataaaatttttcatttttactatcatcattttattacatttttataatttagtttaaagtataatataAAGCACACAAAAATGCAatcttataaattatataattataagatCAGAATTctacaaaaatatatcttaaatATCACAATCGTTTTCTTcataaaatctttttctaagaaagactttttttttctttatctaaTTTGAACTATAATAGCAGATAAAAATCTAACAGcattctaataaaaaattgataagtAAGAAAAGATAACATTTAAGGAAAAAATAgagatttaaattttattttttttgtcttataagttaaaatagtaataaaaaatatgtcaGTTTATAgcaaattttaacataaaacaaattactttatatcttataaaatacatatgttcctttttttacaataaactaaaatgttcaataatttataagaatttttataaaacaaagtattaataaaatttaatttttttttcaattttatgataccataaaattattaatataaataggttaaaataaaaattataaaggtAGCTAAAAGTAGCTTAATATTGTTGAAAcaaaaatcttaaaaaatagaaaattttttaactaaaatataatatcatattttactattatcaaataatcaaataaatattagtCAATATAACG
This genomic window contains:
- a CDS encoding Histidine protein methyltransferase 1 homolog, which codes for MPEIFKYNGKTIKYLSSDEVNSIIEQSNYKNSNDLKDIDKSDLVPNIYEGGFKIWECTLDMCNYITNNCNFKGKTILDLGCGAGLSGICALHLEASYVYFQDFNDVVLKCYTEKNVEINGYNKNQAKYISGDWGDFSSSLKENGPKFDVILTTETIYSEQNYEKIYQVFLNGLKEDSDAYILLGGKLYYFGVGGSILGFMDFVKAKDHFNIEVVHIENSSVPRWILKITKKK